Proteins encoded by one window of Yersinia massiliensis:
- a CDS encoding filamentous hemagglutinin N-terminal domain-containing protein, with amino-acid sequence MINVGLIIEHINKYYALIKYCGLISGIYLISISHTYADIIVDSSALLNQQATITTHIELKNMCKEQNARCQGGTYFYIDIVTPDKHGLSHNKYRDFSNEKGHGYNKIIFNNILSDNKESTGNPHLIDKTAKVILNEVTGKQPSELYGSLFVEGDKAHVIIANPSGISCDSCRFNNTGHVTLTTGIPVTHAGRLIGYDVNHGAIQIKSGGLRQSSYSDTFLDLFAHSLKIDGELIGNDILAIIGKHAVSFAPIGKNIDIRPIGGFTSDYQKSVNVEVSSVGKMYADRIFINTNGGSLSNKGLIDSDDIVKIFSSASIKNSGKIMSRKVALRGADYIDNSGGYIKTERQSYPFDKKDKLSIRMFGGDIFNRGGNIYSNSGNISLKATELVDNNKGMIKSNSTSGPANIKIKSRGLNNSIGSIITSSDIDISTSRLNNNRGKIISVMGRVDLTYRRLTEHQGAIHGGLDVYRTIKH; translated from the coding sequence ATGATAAATGTAGGCTTAATTATTGAGCATATTAATAAATATTATGCACTAATAAAATATTGCGGTTTGATTAGTGGTATTTATTTAATAAGCATATCTCACACATATGCTGATATTATTGTCGATAGCAGTGCACTATTAAATCAACAAGCAACAATCACGACGCATATTGAATTAAAAAACATGTGTAAAGAACAGAACGCGCGCTGTCAGGGGGGGACCTATTTTTATATCGATATAGTTACCCCTGATAAGCATGGACTATCACATAATAAATATCGGGATTTTAGTAATGAAAAAGGACATGGCTATAATAAAATTATATTTAATAACATTCTCTCGGATAACAAAGAATCTACGGGTAATCCTCACTTAATCGATAAAACAGCAAAAGTCATCTTGAATGAGGTCACAGGCAAACAGCCTAGTGAGTTATATGGTTCACTTTTTGTGGAAGGTGATAAGGCGCATGTCATTATTGCCAACCCCTCAGGCATCAGCTGTGACAGCTGCCGTTTCAACAATACAGGCCATGTTACGTTAACGACGGGTATCCCCGTGACTCATGCAGGTAGACTCATTGGCTATGATGTGAATCATGGTGCCATTCAGATTAAAAGTGGTGGTCTGAGGCAAAGTTCCTATTCTGATACCTTCTTAGACCTCTTCGCACATTCATTAAAAATAGATGGCGAATTAATCGGTAATGATATCTTAGCGATCATTGGTAAGCACGCTGTCAGTTTCGCTCCAATAGGGAAAAATATTGATATCAGACCAATAGGCGGTTTTACGAGCGATTATCAAAAAAGTGTGAATGTCGAAGTGAGTAGTGTGGGAAAGATGTATGCCGATAGAATATTCATTAACACTAATGGTGGCAGTCTATCGAACAAAGGTCTGATCGATTCTGATGATATCGTTAAGATTTTCTCGAGTGCATCGATTAAAAATAGTGGAAAAATAATGTCCCGAAAAGTGGCATTACGAGGGGCAGATTATATTGATAATAGTGGCGGGTATATTAAGACAGAACGGCAATCTTACCCCTTTGATAAAAAAGATAAATTATCAATCCGAATGTTCGGTGGCGATATTTTTAATCGAGGAGGGAATATCTATTCTAATAGCGGTAATATCTCATTGAAAGCAACCGAGCTGGTTGATAATAACAAAGGCATGATTAAGTCAAATTCAACCTCTGGACCTGCCAATATAAAGATAAAATCGAGGGGGTTGAATAATTCAATAGGGAGTATTATAACCTCCAGCGATATAGATATTAGTACCAGTCGCTTAAATAACAATCGAGGTAAGATAATCAGTGTGATGGGGAGAGTCGATTTAACTTATCGGCGGTTAACTGAACATCAAGGAGCGATACATGGTGGTCTCGACGTATACAGAACCATTAAGCACTAA
- a CDS encoding MFS transporter, producing the protein MWSFLKSRDNVATVTDQAQIDSSYKYWRIQLMWTMYIGYAAFYFTRKSFTFIMPAMLSDLGLTMSDVGILGTLFYITYGCSKFISGMISDRSNPRYFMGIGLVMTGIINILFGMSSSLMVFGALWILNAFFQGWGWPPCSKILTSWYSRSERGGWWAIWNTSHNFGGALIPLLVGVISLHFSWRYGMIIPGIIGVVIGLLMCWRLRDKPSTMGLPTVGKWRNDAMELVQESEGQGLSNKEIVKRYVLTNKYIWLLAVSYVLVYIVRTAINDWGNLYLTQEKGYSLMTANSAISLFEVGGFIGSLVAGWGSDKWFRGNRGPMNLIFAIGIFLSVASLWIMPGISYVLQAGCFFAIGFFIFGPQMLIGMAAAECSHKDAAGAATGFVGLFAYLGAALSGYPIARVMEIWHWNGFFVVISIAACLSAFFLLPFLRAQSPQLKPAEA; encoded by the coding sequence GGCGTATCCAACTCATGTGGACGATGTATATCGGCTACGCGGCGTTCTATTTTACCCGTAAAAGTTTCACCTTCATCATGCCGGCCATGCTCAGTGACCTCGGCCTCACGATGTCTGATGTTGGGATTTTAGGCACCCTATTTTATATCACCTATGGCTGCTCTAAATTCATCTCTGGCATGATCAGCGATCGTTCAAATCCGCGCTACTTTATGGGGATCGGGCTGGTGATGACGGGGATTATCAATATCCTGTTTGGCATGAGTTCATCACTCATGGTCTTTGGTGCGCTGTGGATTTTGAATGCGTTCTTCCAAGGATGGGGGTGGCCACCTTGCTCCAAAATCTTAACCAGTTGGTACTCACGTTCAGAGCGTGGTGGCTGGTGGGCAATTTGGAATACCTCTCATAACTTTGGTGGGGCATTAATCCCCTTATTAGTTGGTGTCATTTCTCTCCACTTTAGCTGGCGCTACGGCATGATTATCCCTGGTATCATCGGTGTGGTGATCGGTCTGCTGATGTGTTGGCGCTTGCGTGATAAGCCAAGCACCATGGGGCTGCCAACGGTCGGTAAGTGGCGTAACGATGCCATGGAATTGGTGCAGGAATCAGAAGGTCAAGGGCTCTCAAATAAAGAGATCGTCAAACGCTATGTGTTAACCAATAAGTACATCTGGTTGCTGGCGGTGTCTTATGTACTGGTTTATATCGTTCGTACAGCAATTAATGACTGGGGCAATCTCTATTTAACCCAAGAGAAAGGTTACTCATTGATGACAGCCAACTCCGCTATTTCGTTATTTGAAGTGGGTGGGTTCATTGGTTCGCTAGTGGCTGGTTGGGGGTCTGATAAGTGGTTCCGTGGTAATCGTGGGCCAATGAACCTGATTTTTGCTATTGGGATCTTCCTCTCTGTTGCCTCGTTGTGGATTATGCCAGGGATCAGTTACGTGCTACAGGCTGGCTGCTTCTTTGCGATTGGTTTCTTTATTTTTGGCCCGCAAATGCTCATTGGTATGGCTGCTGCAGAATGTTCACATAAAGATGCTGCGGGAGCTGCCACAGGCTTTGTCGGTTTGTTTGCCTACTTAGGGGCGGCTTTATCTGGCTACCCTATTGCTCGCGTGATGGAGATTTGGCACTGGAATGGCTTCTTTGTGGTTATCTCTATTGCTGCCTGCTTATCTGCATTCTTCTTGCTGCCCTTCCTACGGGCACAATCGCCACAGTTGAAACCCGCTGAAGCCTGA
- a CDS encoding ShlB/FhaC/HecB family hemolysin secretion/activation protein gives MTLLLFLHMNIGLFSTQVAAEIVSSNSISHEDQRACVLVNNIEISHLYAFPNAANLKKLASDILGQCLGEKGLLSLMTKLQAQLASDGFITSRVVFADKHYSDGTLYLKLMAGRIENIKHDINSTGKANLGMLFPSQPGELVNLRDIEQGLDNLQRLPSVNATMDIEINKDDLSSQIKVNQQQARLWRAKAYFDDGGSHALGQHRFGLILSIDNPFSLGELLYLSLNRDADKHHDKGYSNYALHYSVPYGNWLLSMTGSQGRRYQSLILADNTFQYSTRWNMFDVRIQRLLSRGDHDKTSGYGGLLIRQSASFFANKELRIQRIKTTDWQLGIEYYRSMPWATLMSSIRYQQGATWWGARSTQGKINMPPARLMAITGSLDIPFKLGAQVFNYQPAFSHQYTYSAINVQDRFSVGGRQSVRGFNGNSAVVGPQGWYVRNDVLWHDPIAGQQTYFGMDYGEVSEGGHSVFRGNRLVGAVVGVRGRYHSVGYDFNVGIPIIKPDKTHADPWIFGFSMTWQY, from the coding sequence GTGACACTTCTATTATTTCTTCACATGAATATCGGGTTATTCTCGACTCAGGTTGCTGCTGAGATAGTATCATCAAACTCTATTTCCCATGAGGACCAACGAGCCTGCGTGTTGGTTAACAACATTGAAATTAGCCATCTCTATGCATTCCCAAATGCAGCGAATTTGAAAAAGCTGGCATCAGATATTCTCGGGCAATGTCTAGGCGAGAAGGGATTGTTGTCATTGATGACGAAATTACAGGCGCAACTAGCATCTGATGGTTTCATTACGTCACGAGTGGTGTTCGCAGATAAGCATTATAGTGATGGTACGTTATACCTGAAGCTAATGGCCGGCAGAATTGAAAATATCAAGCACGATATAAACAGTACTGGCAAGGCTAACCTCGGTATGCTTTTTCCAAGCCAGCCCGGAGAATTAGTCAATTTACGCGATATTGAGCAGGGATTAGATAATTTACAGCGCTTACCCTCGGTGAATGCCACCATGGATATTGAAATAAATAAGGATGACTTAAGTAGCCAGATAAAAGTTAATCAACAGCAAGCACGTTTGTGGCGAGCCAAGGCGTACTTTGATGATGGTGGGTCTCATGCCTTGGGGCAACATCGTTTCGGTCTCATCCTCTCTATTGATAATCCTTTCTCGCTCGGTGAGTTGCTCTATCTTTCGCTTAATCGTGATGCTGATAAACACCATGACAAAGGTTACAGCAATTATGCACTTCATTACTCAGTCCCTTATGGCAATTGGTTATTGAGTATGACAGGGAGTCAAGGACGTCGTTATCAGTCGCTTATACTGGCAGATAATACATTTCAGTACAGTACTCGCTGGAATATGTTTGACGTACGAATTCAGCGGCTACTTTCACGTGGTGACCATGATAAAACGTCGGGATATGGCGGATTATTAATACGGCAGTCTGCTAGTTTTTTTGCCAATAAAGAGCTTCGTATCCAGCGAATTAAAACAACAGACTGGCAGTTGGGGATTGAATATTATCGCTCAATGCCATGGGCAACCCTCATGAGCAGTATTCGCTATCAACAGGGAGCGACATGGTGGGGAGCTAGGTCTACTCAAGGAAAAATAAATATGCCACCTGCACGGTTGATGGCGATCACCGGTTCACTGGATATTCCGTTCAAATTGGGGGCGCAAGTTTTCAATTACCAGCCCGCTTTCAGCCATCAATATACGTATTCAGCGATCAACGTGCAGGATAGATTTTCGGTTGGTGGTCGCCAGTCAGTACGCGGATTCAATGGCAATAGTGCGGTAGTTGGGCCGCAAGGGTGGTATGTGAGAAACGATGTTTTATGGCATGACCCGATCGCTGGTCAACAAACTTATTTTGGTATGGATTACGGGGAGGTGAGTGAAGGTGGCCATTCAGTTTTTCGGGGTAATCGTTTGGTAGGAGCTGTTGTAGGGGTTAGGGGCCGTTATCATTCAGTGGGTTATGATTTTAATGTGGGTATTCCTATCATCAAACCCGATAAAACTCATGCTGATCCTTGGATCTTTGGATTTTCGATGACTTGGCAATATTAG
- the dppA gene encoding dipeptide ABC transporter periplasmic-binding protein DppA produces the protein MTISLGKTGILKFGIGLIALTVAASVQAKTLVYCSEGSPEGFNPQLFTSGTTYDASSVPIYNRLVEFKLGTTEIEPGLAEKWEVSEDGKSYTFHLRKGVKWQDNKDFKPTRDFNADDVIYSFMRQKDDKHPYHKVSGGSYEYFQGMGMGDLITNIVKVDDNTVRFELARPESPFLADLAMDFASILSAEYADNMLKAGTPEKVDLNPIGTGPFQLQQYQKDSRILYKAFDGYWGTKPKIDRLVFSITPDASVRYAKLQKNECQVMPYPNPADIARMKEDKTINLMEQPGLNVGYLSFNVEKKPLDNVKVRQALTMAVNKEAIIDAVYQGAGQAAKNLIPPTMWGYNDDVKDYAYDPAKAKELLKEAGLPDGFSIDLWAMPVQRPYNPNARRMAEMIQSDWAKVGVKAKIVTYEWGEYLKRAKDGEHETVMMGWTGDNGDPDNFFATLFSCDAAKQGSNYSKWCYKPFEDVIQPARAESDHDKRVALYKQAQVVMHDQAPALIVAHSTVYEPVRKEVKGYVVDPLGKHHFENVSLD, from the coding sequence ATGACGATTTCCTTGGGAAAAACAGGGATACTGAAATTCGGTATTGGGCTGATTGCACTGACCGTGGCGGCCAGTGTACAGGCGAAAACATTAGTATATTGTTCTGAGGGTTCACCAGAAGGTTTCAACCCGCAGCTCTTTACTTCGGGCACGACCTATGACGCAAGCTCCGTTCCTATCTACAACCGTCTGGTTGAATTCAAGCTCGGGACAACCGAAATCGAACCGGGTCTGGCTGAGAAATGGGAAGTCAGTGAAGATGGTAAGAGTTATACCTTCCACCTGCGCAAAGGCGTGAAGTGGCAAGATAATAAAGATTTCAAACCGACCCGTGATTTCAATGCTGACGATGTGATTTATTCCTTCATGCGTCAGAAAGATGATAAACATCCGTACCATAAAGTGTCTGGCGGCAGCTATGAATACTTCCAAGGCATGGGGATGGGTGATTTGATCACCAATATCGTTAAAGTTGACGATAACACGGTTCGTTTCGAGCTGGCCCGCCCAGAATCACCTTTCTTGGCTGACTTGGCGATGGACTTTGCGTCAATCCTGTCTGCCGAATATGCGGACAATATGCTGAAAGCCGGCACACCAGAAAAAGTCGATTTGAACCCAATCGGTACTGGCCCGTTCCAATTACAGCAGTATCAAAAAGACTCTCGTATCCTGTACAAAGCATTTGATGGCTACTGGGGGACTAAACCAAAAATCGATCGTCTGGTCTTCTCTATCACCCCAGATGCATCAGTGCGTTACGCTAAATTGCAGAAAAACGAATGTCAGGTTATGCCGTACCCTAACCCTGCTGACATCGCTCGCATGAAAGAAGATAAAACCATCAACCTGATGGAGCAACCTGGCCTGAACGTCGGTTACCTCTCTTTCAACGTTGAGAAAAAACCACTGGATAACGTTAAGGTTCGCCAAGCGTTAACCATGGCTGTCAACAAAGAAGCCATTATCGACGCGGTTTATCAGGGTGCTGGCCAAGCGGCTAAGAACCTGATCCCACCAACAATGTGGGGCTACAACGATGATGTAAAAGATTACGCTTATGATCCCGCTAAAGCGAAAGAGCTGTTAAAAGAAGCAGGTTTACCAGATGGTTTCTCCATCGACCTGTGGGCAATGCCAGTTCAACGTCCATACAACCCGAATGCACGTCGTATGGCTGAAATGATCCAGTCTGACTGGGCGAAAGTGGGCGTGAAAGCCAAGATTGTTACCTACGAGTGGGGCGAATACCTCAAACGTGCTAAAGACGGCGAGCATGAAACGGTGATGATGGGTTGGACCGGGGACAATGGGGACCCAGATAACTTCTTCGCTACTCTGTTCAGCTGTGATGCGGCCAAACAAGGTTCTAACTATTCCAAGTGGTGTTATAAGCCGTTCGAAGACGTGATCCAGCCAGCCCGTGCTGAGTCTGATCATGACAAGCGTGTCGCGCTTTACAAACAAGCTCAGGTTGTTATGCATGATCAAGCGCCAGCGCTGATTGTTGCTCACTCAACGGTATACGAGCCAGTGCGTAAAGAAGTGAAAGGCTATGTTGTTGATCCGTTAGGTAAACACCATTTCGAGAACGTGTCACTGGATTAA
- the dppB gene encoding dipeptide ABC transporter permease DppB has product MLQFILRRLGLVIPTFIGITLLTFAFVHMIPGDPVTIMAGERGISAERHAQIMAEMGLDKPLYQQYFQYVHGVLHGDLGISLKSRISVWEEFVPRFKATLELGICAMLFAIAVGIPVGVLAAVKRGSIFDHTAVGVSLTGYSMPIFWWGIMLIMLVSVQWNLTPVSGRVSDTVFLDDSLPLTGFMLIDTFVWGEPGDFKDAVMHMILPAIVLGTIPLAVIVRMTRSSMLEVLGEDYIRTARAKGLSRMRVIVVHALRNALLPVVTVIGLQVGTMLAGAILTETIFSWPGLGRWLMDALQRRDYPVVQGGVLLVAIMIILVNLLVDVLYGVVNPRIRHKK; this is encoded by the coding sequence ATGTTGCAGTTCATACTCCGACGTTTGGGGCTAGTTATCCCAACGTTTATCGGCATTACGTTGCTCACCTTTGCTTTTGTCCATATGATCCCCGGCGACCCGGTGACCATCATGGCTGGGGAACGCGGTATCTCCGCAGAACGTCATGCGCAAATCATGGCGGAAATGGGGCTGGACAAGCCTCTATATCAACAATACTTCCAATATGTGCATGGCGTATTACATGGCGACCTCGGCATTTCGCTAAAAAGCCGTATTTCCGTATGGGAAGAGTTCGTCCCGCGCTTTAAAGCGACGCTGGAACTTGGGATCTGCGCGATGCTGTTTGCCATCGCCGTAGGGATTCCGGTTGGGGTGTTAGCTGCTGTCAAGCGGGGTTCAATATTCGATCATACTGCTGTGGGCGTCTCCCTGACGGGCTACTCAATGCCCATCTTCTGGTGGGGCATCATGCTGATCATGCTGGTGTCGGTGCAATGGAACCTGACCCCTGTCTCAGGGCGAGTCAGTGATACCGTATTCCTAGATGATAGCCTACCGCTCACCGGTTTCATGCTGATAGACACCTTTGTTTGGGGCGAACCGGGTGATTTTAAAGATGCCGTGATGCATATGATTCTACCGGCCATCGTCTTGGGCACCATTCCTTTAGCCGTCATCGTGCGTATGACTCGTTCCTCCATGTTAGAAGTGCTGGGCGAAGACTATATCCGTACTGCACGGGCCAAGGGCTTGAGCCGGATGCGCGTGATTGTCGTTCATGCTTTGCGTAATGCCTTACTGCCTGTCGTCACGGTTATTGGTCTGCAAGTCGGCACCATGCTGGCTGGAGCGATTCTGACGGAAACCATCTTCTCCTGGCCGGGGTTAGGCCGCTGGTTGATGGATGCATTGCAACGCCGTGATTACCCAGTGGTACAAGGTGGCGTGTTGCTGGTCGCTATCATGATTATTTTAGTTAACTTGCTGGTAGATGTGCTCTATGGCGTAGTTAACCCGCGTATTCGTCACAAGAAATAA